The following proteins are co-located in the Doryrhamphus excisus isolate RoL2022-K1 chromosome 3, RoL_Dexc_1.0, whole genome shotgun sequence genome:
- the zgc:109889 gene encoding actin-binding protein WASF3 isoform X1, whose amino-acid sequence MPLVKRNIEPRHLCRGALPDGVTSELECVTNSTLAAIIKQLGGLSRHAEDIFGELFNEANSFYLRMSSLQERVDQLAVKVTQLDSTVEEVSLQDINMRKAFKSSTIQDQQVVSRTSVPNPVVEMYHRCDKPPPLNILSPYRDDKKDALKFYTDPSYFFNLWKEKMLQATEDKRKEKRRQKSCPAHPDRPHSRQAPPRSPLSISEQQRQVEDPGREVKKVRKARNRRQEWNVLAYDKEFRPDARLTPSPYHGMSPEGSLSPDSSPNHPATQTANMGHPIDHHTRDHLGAATQTQSLDRVLRPANQPQGAGGAAAGGRHVASLGRTPSAHANQAAGDLTVNGPRQQSIKDYRAGHGGQPTTIPEYYIPPAPPPPPPSIPSAQTAFDHTPGPPSAVPPTSSALSRPYSPSPPPPPVNYVPSPAHPPSGVPPAAPPPPPPGGPVGHQAHPSPTHAVVGQAGVEAAPPTRKGTMLGMIPMSDARSDLLAAIRRGIQLRKVQEQREQEAKREPVGNDVATILSRRIAVEYSESDDDSELDENEWSD is encoded by the exons ATGCCGCTGGTGAAGAGGAACATCGAGCCCCGGCACCTGTGTCGCGGGGCCCTGCCAGATGGCGTAACCAGCGAGCTGGAGTGCGTCACCAACAGCACACTGGCAGCCATCATCAAACAGCTGGGCGGCCTGA GCCGCCACGCTGAGGATATTTTCGGAGAGCTGTTCAATGAAGCCAACAGCTTCTACCTGAGGATGAGCAGCCTTCAGGAGCGTGTGGACCAGCTGGCGGTCAAGGTCACACAGCTAGACTCCACTGTGgaggaag TCTCCCTGCAGGATATTAACATGAGGAAGGCCTTCAAGAGCAGTACTATCCAAGACCAGCAGGTGGTGTCCAGGACATCGGTGCCCAATCCTGTGGTGGAGATGTACCATCGCTGCGACAAACCTCCTCCGCTCAACATACTCAGCCCCTATAG GGATGATAAGAAGGACGCCCTCAAGTTCTACACAGACCCGTCCTACTTCTTCAACCTGTGGAAGGAGAAGATGCTGCAGGCCACCGAAGACAAGCGTAAGGAGAAGAGGAGGCAGAAG AGCTGTCCGGCCCATCCCGACAGACCCCACTCCAGACAGGCCCCACCCAGGAGCCCCCTGTCCATCTCT GAGCAGCAGAGGCAGGTCGAGGACCCGGGTAGGGAGGTCAAGAAG GTGCGTAAGGCTCGTAACCGACGTCAGGAGTGGAACGTGCTGGCCTACGACAAGGAGTTCAGACCCGATGCCAGGCTCACGCCTTCCCCTTATCACGGCATGTCTCCCGAGGGCTCCTTGTCACCTGACAGCAG TCCCAACCATCCAGCTACGCAGACCGCAAACATGGGCCACCCCATTGACCACCATACCAGGGATCACCTGGGCGCAGCCACTCAGACCCAGTCACTGGATCGCGTCCTCAGGCCGGCCAACCAGCCTCAAGGAGCGGGAGGGGCCGCCGCTGGTGGGCGCCATGTCGCTTCCTTGGGAAGGACCCCATCAGCTCATGCTAACCAGGCCGCGGGGGATCTGACTGTCAACGGGCCGAGGCAGCAGTCAATTAAGGATTACCGGGCCGGCCATGG TGGCCAGCCTACCACCATTCCGGAGTATTATATCCCTcctgctcctccccctcctcccccaaGCATCCCCTCCGCCCAGACGGCCTTCGATCACACCCCGGGCCCACCTTCTGCCGTGCCACCCACCTCCTCCGCTCTATCCCGTCCCTACTCCCCCTCGCCTCCTCCCCCTCCCGTCAACTACGTCCCCTCTCCTGCCCACCCACCTTCCGGGGTGCCGCCGGCCGCCCCACCACCTCCCCCACCTGGAGGCCCAGTGGGTCACCAGGCTCACCCCTCCCCTACACATGCTGTCGTCGGGCAGGCAGGGGTGGAGGCCGCGCCCCCCACGAGGAAGGGCACCATGCTGGGGATGATCCCCATGAGCGACGCGCGCTCCGACCTGCTAGCTGCCATACGCAGAG GCATCCAGCTGAGAAAGGTGCAGGAGCAGAGGGAGCAGGAAGCCAAGCGGGAGCCCGTTGGCAACGATGTGGCTACGATCTTGTCACGTCGCATCGCCGTGGAGTACAGCGAGTCTGACGACGACTCCGAGCTGGATGAGAACGAGTGGTCCGACTAA
- the zgc:109889 gene encoding actin-binding protein WASF3 isoform X2 produces MPLVKRNIEPRHLCRGALPDGVTSELECVTNSTLAAIIKQLGGLSRHAEDIFGELFNEANSFYLRMSSLQERVDQLAVKVTQLDSTVEEVSLQDINMRKAFKSSTIQDQQVVSRTSVPNPVVEMYHRCDKPPPLNILSPYRDDKKDALKFYTDPSYFFNLWKEKMLQATEDKRKEKRRQKEQQRQVEDPGREVKKVRKARNRRQEWNVLAYDKEFRPDARLTPSPYHGMSPEGSLSPDSSPNHPATQTANMGHPIDHHTRDHLGAATQTQSLDRVLRPANQPQGAGGAAAGGRHVASLGRTPSAHANQAAGDLTVNGPRQQSIKDYRAGHGGQPTTIPEYYIPPAPPPPPPSIPSAQTAFDHTPGPPSAVPPTSSALSRPYSPSPPPPPVNYVPSPAHPPSGVPPAAPPPPPPGGPVGHQAHPSPTHAVVGQAGVEAAPPTRKGTMLGMIPMSDARSDLLAAIRRGIQLRKVQEQREQEAKREPVGNDVATILSRRIAVEYSESDDDSELDENEWSD; encoded by the exons ATGCCGCTGGTGAAGAGGAACATCGAGCCCCGGCACCTGTGTCGCGGGGCCCTGCCAGATGGCGTAACCAGCGAGCTGGAGTGCGTCACCAACAGCACACTGGCAGCCATCATCAAACAGCTGGGCGGCCTGA GCCGCCACGCTGAGGATATTTTCGGAGAGCTGTTCAATGAAGCCAACAGCTTCTACCTGAGGATGAGCAGCCTTCAGGAGCGTGTGGACCAGCTGGCGGTCAAGGTCACACAGCTAGACTCCACTGTGgaggaag TCTCCCTGCAGGATATTAACATGAGGAAGGCCTTCAAGAGCAGTACTATCCAAGACCAGCAGGTGGTGTCCAGGACATCGGTGCCCAATCCTGTGGTGGAGATGTACCATCGCTGCGACAAACCTCCTCCGCTCAACATACTCAGCCCCTATAG GGATGATAAGAAGGACGCCCTCAAGTTCTACACAGACCCGTCCTACTTCTTCAACCTGTGGAAGGAGAAGATGCTGCAGGCCACCGAAGACAAGCGTAAGGAGAAGAGGAGGCAGAAG GAGCAGCAGAGGCAGGTCGAGGACCCGGGTAGGGAGGTCAAGAAG GTGCGTAAGGCTCGTAACCGACGTCAGGAGTGGAACGTGCTGGCCTACGACAAGGAGTTCAGACCCGATGCCAGGCTCACGCCTTCCCCTTATCACGGCATGTCTCCCGAGGGCTCCTTGTCACCTGACAGCAG TCCCAACCATCCAGCTACGCAGACCGCAAACATGGGCCACCCCATTGACCACCATACCAGGGATCACCTGGGCGCAGCCACTCAGACCCAGTCACTGGATCGCGTCCTCAGGCCGGCCAACCAGCCTCAAGGAGCGGGAGGGGCCGCCGCTGGTGGGCGCCATGTCGCTTCCTTGGGAAGGACCCCATCAGCTCATGCTAACCAGGCCGCGGGGGATCTGACTGTCAACGGGCCGAGGCAGCAGTCAATTAAGGATTACCGGGCCGGCCATGG TGGCCAGCCTACCACCATTCCGGAGTATTATATCCCTcctgctcctccccctcctcccccaaGCATCCCCTCCGCCCAGACGGCCTTCGATCACACCCCGGGCCCACCTTCTGCCGTGCCACCCACCTCCTCCGCTCTATCCCGTCCCTACTCCCCCTCGCCTCCTCCCCCTCCCGTCAACTACGTCCCCTCTCCTGCCCACCCACCTTCCGGGGTGCCGCCGGCCGCCCCACCACCTCCCCCACCTGGAGGCCCAGTGGGTCACCAGGCTCACCCCTCCCCTACACATGCTGTCGTCGGGCAGGCAGGGGTGGAGGCCGCGCCCCCCACGAGGAAGGGCACCATGCTGGGGATGATCCCCATGAGCGACGCGCGCTCCGACCTGCTAGCTGCCATACGCAGAG GCATCCAGCTGAGAAAGGTGCAGGAGCAGAGGGAGCAGGAAGCCAAGCGGGAGCCCGTTGGCAACGATGTGGCTACGATCTTGTCACGTCGCATCGCCGTGGAGTACAGCGAGTCTGACGACGACTCCGAGCTGGATGAGAACGAGTGGTCCGACTAA